The segment GGTAACCGCTGTAGTTATAGGTAACAAACAGACGACCACCAGTACGTTGCAGGGTGTGGCTGACCACCAGCGCGCTGGCGACTGACTCCACCAATGCCTTTTCACATATCACCGCGACACCATATTCAAGGCAGCGCACGATGACGTCGAGATGATGCGGCGTAGGCAGTAAAATCACCACCGCATCCAGTTGTGAATGTTCTGCTGCCAGCAGCGCTTCATAATGGTCGTACAGACGATCGGTGGCGATGCCCCAGATCTGCGCTGTTTGTTGATTTATCTGTGCATCGCGGCTGAAACAGCCAGCGACCAGATGAAATTCACCATCCATCTGGGCGGCAATTTTGTGAGTCTGGCCGATGGCGGAATTGATGCCGCCACCAAGGAAGGCAATCCTGAGTGGTTGGGTCATGACTTTCTCTCCTGTTGCATCGGGGGATTAAGATACTGGTTCAGATGCGGCGTCAGTTGCGCCAGCCTGGTCAGGCTGTCGCACTCGGCAAACACCAGTCCTGCGCGGTCGCGCGGCGCGGCTTCCAGTGCATCGCCCGGTAACTTGAGGGGGATGACATCGAGTATTTTTGCCGGTAATGCGGCAAAGTGAAAACCCGCGAAACGGGTTGCTTCGGCGACGGAGACGGTATGACGGGCGATAAAACGCTGGCGTACCGGGCGGCGTTGGTCAAAGTGGTCATCAATATTGATAAAGGGGGCGACAAAATGGCTGCTGTAAGGCACACCGGTCGACAGGCTGATCAGGCGGCTGTAGAGATCACCTGGACAACGTCGTGTCAGTTCAATCAACCAAAAATCGTTGCCGTCGGTCATAAACTGGGTGTGTAGCAGGCCATCACACAGATTGAGCTGTGACGTCAACGTCGCCAGACAATCGCTGACGCGATCCTGTAATGTGCGGCTCAGTTGCGTGGTGAGAGAACTGCTGTTGACTTGCCACGGATAAACGGTGCAAAACTCATCGACATAAAATTCGCAGACGATTTCACCTTTACGAATAAAGGCGGAGTGACTGTGCAGCGTGCCATTAATAAACTGCTCAATCAACGCTTCACCGCTACGTGAAGCCTGTTGAGCAGCGAGGAAAGCAGCAGCTAACTGTTCGCGTTCAGAGATATGGGTAATCCCTAACCCGCTGTAGGCGTCAACTGGCTTAACGATCAGCGGTAAAGACAATCCATTGCTTTCGCTTAACTGCTGTACCGCTGCTGGCACCGGGAAATGGTTAGCCTGTGCCCATTGGCGAAACTGGTCCTTCTGGAACAACGTATCGGCAACATCCGGAGTGTCGAATCCGGAAAAACCAAGTTGTTCT is part of the Pantoea phytobeneficialis genome and harbors:
- a CDS encoding ATP-grasp domain-containing protein; this encodes MSSPSRALLLDAGFASLPFLDVLRQHGYRTAVCGSKTQDPGHRFADDSSPVNYGDVQQVIDLCREWGISALLPGVTDVSYLTGSRVAEQLGFSGFDTPDVADTLFQKDQFRQWAQANHFPVPAAVQQLSESNGLSLPLIVKPVDAYSGLGITHISEREQLAAAFLAAQQASRSGEALIEQFINGTLHSHSAFIRKGEIVCEFYVDEFCTVYPWQVNSSSLTTQLSRTLQDRVSDCLATLTSQLNLCDGLLHTQFMTDGNDFWLIELTRRCPGDLYSRLISLSTGVPYSSHFVAPFINIDDHFDQRRPVRQRFIARHTVSVAEATRFAGFHFAALPAKILDVIPLKLPGDALEAAPRDRAGLVFAECDSLTRLAQLTPHLNQYLNPPMQQERKS